A genomic window from Prunus persica cultivar Lovell chromosome G2, Prunus_persica_NCBIv2, whole genome shotgun sequence includes:
- the LOC18785547 gene encoding NAC domain-containing protein 78 isoform X2: MGRNSLAPGFRFHPTDEELVWYYLKRKVSGKNFRFDPISVIDIYKTEPWDLPGKSKLKTGDLEWYFFSFLDKKYGNSSRTNRATEKGYWKTTGKDRPVLHNSRNVGMKKTLVFHSGRAPKGARTNWVMHEYRLSNEELEKSGIPQKDPYVLCRIFQKSGTGPKNGEQYGAPIAEEEWDDDDVTCVPGELAADNVVVVSGGPYVETNDVSNGAYVEAFDNDQNFDTGIPSECPPLNFYYGETSNYVEHSGEFVDDGTTAVIGTGETTEYHEDQKFFDLPVDYEMGGKTVKDEYLTSENCDDLKFFDVPEHYEADAKLVKDECFIEPSNDTNPADVNYPLNEPYFNTTENPPVGDGLFLETNDLSNPVESTAGFDMLDEYLTYFDADDDISQYIDFDSCGMMGVENSVPDQSPVDQKLGNGETEQLPMGVEHLAQAEDTNDASSSKQKPEFKLESDVNYPFIKKASHMMLGNIPAPPAFASEFPAKDAILRLNSGAASSSSVHLTAGMIRIRDITSSDNRMDWSFGKDGVVNLVFSVQLSQNDGNSGNLVPMDGSLSGKTGCVVMRGWFLFMFFWVLFLSMSFKIGSYVYTR, encoded by the exons ATGGGCCGTAACTCCCTCGCTCCCGGGTTCCGATTCCACCCGACCGATGAAGAACTGGTCTGGTACTATCTGAAGCGTAAGGTGTCTGGGAAAAACTTCCGATTTGATCCCATCTCCGTCATCGATATCTACAAGACAGAGCCCTGGGACCTACCTG GCAAGTCGAAGCTGAAGACGGGGGATTTGGAGTGGTACTTCTTCAGTTTTTTGGATAAGAAGTATGGAAATTCGTCGAGGACGAATCGGGCAACTGAAAAAGGGTACTGGAAGACTACTGGTAAGGACCGCCCGGTTCTACACAATTCCCGGAATGTCGGGATGAAGAAAACCCTTGTTTTCCATAGCGGGAGGGCCCCGAAAGGTGCCAGAACTAATTGGGTTATGCATGAGTATCGCCTTTCAAATGAGGAGCTGGAGAAATCTGGAATTCCGCAG AAAGATCCGTATGTGCTTTGTAGGATATTCCAGAAGAGTGGAACGGGACCGAAGAATGGGGAGCAGTATGGTGCTCCTATTGCTGAGGAGGAATGGGACGATGATGATGTGACTTGTGTACCTGGTGAACTGGCGGCTGATAATGTAGTGGTAGTCAGCGGAGGGCCATATGTTGAGACAAATGATGTCAGCAATGGGGCATATGTTGAAGCGTTTGACAATGATCAG aattttgaCACAGGCATTCCATCTGAATGTCCTCCATTGAACTTTTATTATGGGGAGACGAGCAACTATGTTGAGCATTCTGGGGAGTTTGTTGATGATGGTACAACGGCTGTGATAGGCACTGGGGAAACTACGGAATACCATGAAGACCAGAAGTTCTTTGACTTACCAGTGGATTATGAGATGGGTGGAAAGACAGTGAAAGATGAATATTTAACTTCAGAAAATTGTGATGACTTGAAATTCTTTGACGTACCAGAGCACTATGAGGCAGATGCAAAACTAGTCAAAGATGAATGTTTCATTGAACCAAGCAATGATACGAATCCTGCTGATGTCAATTACCCACTTAATGAACCTTATTTTAACACTACTGAAAATCCACCAGTTGGTGATGGGCTATTCCTTGAAACTAATGATCTTTCAAATCCAGTGGAGTCAACTGCAGGCTTTGACATGCTTGATGAGTACCTTACATACTTTGATGCTGATGATGACATTTCTCAGTATATTGATTTTGATTCCTGTGGAATGATGGGGGTTGAAAATTCTGTTCCTGACCAATCTCCAGTTGACCAGAAG CTTGGGAATGGCGAAACTGAACAACTACCAATGGGAGTTGAACATCTTGCACAAGCAGAGGATACCAATGATGCATCTTCATCGAAGCAAAAGCCAGAGTTCAAGCTTGAATCAG ATGTTAACTATCCCTTCATCAAAAAGGCCAGTCACATGATGTTGGGCAACATACCCGCTCCACCTGCATTTGCTTCAGAATTCCCTGCTAAAGATGCAATTCTTCGGCTAAATTCTGGTGCAGCATCTTCCAGTTCAGTTCATCTTACTGCCGGCATGATCAGAATTAGAGACATAACTTCAAGTGACAACAGGATGGACTGGTCTTTTGGCAAGGATGGGGTTGTCAACCTTGTCTTTTCTGTTCAGCTGTCGCAGAATGACGGCAATTCTGGCAATCTGGTGCCAATGGATGGCTCTCTCTCTGGAAAGACAGGATGTGTGGTGATGCGGGGCtggtttttgtttatgttcttCTGGGTCCTATTTCTCTCAATGAGTTTCAAAATTGGTAGCTATGTCTATACCAGGTGA
- the LOC18785547 gene encoding NAC domain-containing protein 78 isoform X1, whose product MGRNSLAPGFRFHPTDEELVWYYLKRKVSGKNFRFDPISVIDIYKTEPWDLPGKSKLKTGDLEWYFFSFLDKKYGNSSRTNRATEKGYWKTTGKDRPVLHNSRNVGMKKTLVFHSGRAPKGARTNWVMHEYRLSNEELEKSGIPQKDPYVLCRIFQKSGTGPKNGEQYGAPIAEEEWDDDDVTCVPGELAADNVVVVSGGPYVETNDVSNGAYVEAFDNDQNFDTGIPSECPPLNFYYGETSNYVEHSGEFVDDGTTAVIGTGETTEYHEDQKFFDLPVDYEMGGKTVKDEYLTSENCDDLKFFDVPEHYEADAKLVKDECFIEPSNDTNPADVNYPLNEPYFNTTENPPVGDGLFLETNDLSNPVESTAGFDMLDEYLTYFDADDDISQYIDFDSCGMMGVENSVPDQSPVDQKQLGNGETEQLPMGVEHLAQAEDTNDASSSKQKPEFKLESDVNYPFIKKASHMMLGNIPAPPAFASEFPAKDAILRLNSGAASSSSVHLTAGMIRIRDITSSDNRMDWSFGKDGVVNLVFSVQLSQNDGNSGNLVPMDGSLSGKTGCVVMRGWFLFMFFWVLFLSMSFKIGSYVYTR is encoded by the exons ATGGGCCGTAACTCCCTCGCTCCCGGGTTCCGATTCCACCCGACCGATGAAGAACTGGTCTGGTACTATCTGAAGCGTAAGGTGTCTGGGAAAAACTTCCGATTTGATCCCATCTCCGTCATCGATATCTACAAGACAGAGCCCTGGGACCTACCTG GCAAGTCGAAGCTGAAGACGGGGGATTTGGAGTGGTACTTCTTCAGTTTTTTGGATAAGAAGTATGGAAATTCGTCGAGGACGAATCGGGCAACTGAAAAAGGGTACTGGAAGACTACTGGTAAGGACCGCCCGGTTCTACACAATTCCCGGAATGTCGGGATGAAGAAAACCCTTGTTTTCCATAGCGGGAGGGCCCCGAAAGGTGCCAGAACTAATTGGGTTATGCATGAGTATCGCCTTTCAAATGAGGAGCTGGAGAAATCTGGAATTCCGCAG AAAGATCCGTATGTGCTTTGTAGGATATTCCAGAAGAGTGGAACGGGACCGAAGAATGGGGAGCAGTATGGTGCTCCTATTGCTGAGGAGGAATGGGACGATGATGATGTGACTTGTGTACCTGGTGAACTGGCGGCTGATAATGTAGTGGTAGTCAGCGGAGGGCCATATGTTGAGACAAATGATGTCAGCAATGGGGCATATGTTGAAGCGTTTGACAATGATCAG aattttgaCACAGGCATTCCATCTGAATGTCCTCCATTGAACTTTTATTATGGGGAGACGAGCAACTATGTTGAGCATTCTGGGGAGTTTGTTGATGATGGTACAACGGCTGTGATAGGCACTGGGGAAACTACGGAATACCATGAAGACCAGAAGTTCTTTGACTTACCAGTGGATTATGAGATGGGTGGAAAGACAGTGAAAGATGAATATTTAACTTCAGAAAATTGTGATGACTTGAAATTCTTTGACGTACCAGAGCACTATGAGGCAGATGCAAAACTAGTCAAAGATGAATGTTTCATTGAACCAAGCAATGATACGAATCCTGCTGATGTCAATTACCCACTTAATGAACCTTATTTTAACACTACTGAAAATCCACCAGTTGGTGATGGGCTATTCCTTGAAACTAATGATCTTTCAAATCCAGTGGAGTCAACTGCAGGCTTTGACATGCTTGATGAGTACCTTACATACTTTGATGCTGATGATGACATTTCTCAGTATATTGATTTTGATTCCTGTGGAATGATGGGGGTTGAAAATTCTGTTCCTGACCAATCTCCAGTTGACCAGAAG CAGCTTGGGAATGGCGAAACTGAACAACTACCAATGGGAGTTGAACATCTTGCACAAGCAGAGGATACCAATGATGCATCTTCATCGAAGCAAAAGCCAGAGTTCAAGCTTGAATCAG ATGTTAACTATCCCTTCATCAAAAAGGCCAGTCACATGATGTTGGGCAACATACCCGCTCCACCTGCATTTGCTTCAGAATTCCCTGCTAAAGATGCAATTCTTCGGCTAAATTCTGGTGCAGCATCTTCCAGTTCAGTTCATCTTACTGCCGGCATGATCAGAATTAGAGACATAACTTCAAGTGACAACAGGATGGACTGGTCTTTTGGCAAGGATGGGGTTGTCAACCTTGTCTTTTCTGTTCAGCTGTCGCAGAATGACGGCAATTCTGGCAATCTGGTGCCAATGGATGGCTCTCTCTCTGGAAAGACAGGATGTGTGGTGATGCGGGGCtggtttttgtttatgttcttCTGGGTCCTATTTCTCTCAATGAGTTTCAAAATTGGTAGCTATGTCTATACCAGGTGA
- the LOC18785428 gene encoding malate dehydrogenase [NADP], chloroplastic, with the protein MALYEISNHPFPTHTASSLSHHLPPSLLLPPNQSLSKQTISSPIFVHSLSLSLSLSLNLSVSVTMAVAELSTPLYTKTRLVHSSQLSFSSTHLRGHRRVAFRPLPQAKNARISCSVAPNQVQAPAAPPQTVDPKNKAECFGVFCLTYDLKAEEETKSWKKLINIAVSGAAGMISNHLLFKLASGEVFGPDQPIALKLLGSERSLQALEGVAMELEDSLFPLLREVSIGIDPYEVFQDAGWALLIGAKPRGPGMERAGLLDLNGQIFVEQGKALNAVASRNVKVIVVGNPCNTNALICLKNAPNIPAKNFHALTRLDENRAKCQLALKAGVFYDKVSNMTIWGNHSTTQVPDFLNARINGLPVKEVIKDKKWLEEEFTESIQKRGGVLIQKWGRSSAASTAVSIADAIKSLITPTPEGDWFSSGVYTTGNPYGIAEDIVFSMPCRSKGDGDYELVKDIQFDDYLLKRIKKTEAELLAEKRCVGHLTGQGIPVCDLPEDTMLPGEM; encoded by the exons ATGGCCTTATACGAAATTTCAAATCATCCTTTTCCAACACACACTGCCTCCTCCCTTTCTCATcatctccctccctctctccttctccctcCAAATCAGTCTCTCTCAAAACAGACCATCTCTTCACCTATCTTTGTAcacagtctctctctctctctctctctctctctgaacctctctgtctctgttaCCATGGCAGTAGCAGAGCTATCAACACCTTTATACACAAAGACCCGCCTTGTTCACTCATCCCAGCTCTCATTCTCCTCGACCCATCTCCGCGGTCACAGGCGTGTCGCTTTTCGACCGCTCCCTCAGGCTAAAAATGCCAGAATATCTTGCTCTGTTGCACCCAA TCAAGTTCAAGCTCCTGCTGCTCCGCCACAAACCGTGGACCCGAAGAACAAGGCTGAGTGCTTTGGCGTCTTCTGCCTCACCTATGATCTCAAAGCT gaagaagaaacaaaatcctggaagaaattaattaatattgcaGTATCAGGTGCAGCTGGGATGATATCTAATCATTTACTCTTTAAA CTTGCATCCGGTGAGGTTTTTGGGCCAGACCAACCTATTGCATTGAAGCTATTGGGATCTGAAAGGTCGTTACAAGCTCTTGAAG GAGTTGCAATGGAATTGGAAGATTCACTATTTCCGTTGTTGAGGGAGGTCAGCATAGGCATTGATCCATATGAGGTGTTCCAAGATGCAGGATGGGCACTTTTAATAGGGGCAAAACCTCGAGGTCCTGGAATGGAAAGAGCTGGCTTGTTGGATCTAAATGGGCAGATTTTCGTCGAGCAG GGAAAAGCTCTTAATGCCGTAGCATCACGTAATGTCAAAGTGATAGTAGTTGGCAACCCTTGTAACACAAA TGCACtcatttgtttaaaaaatgcTCCAAACATACCTGCAAAAAATTTTCATGCTTTGACACGGCTGGATGAAAACAGAGCCAAATGTCAG CTAGCCCTCAAAGCAGGTGTCTTCTATGATAAAGTGTCAAACATGACCATCTGGGGAAATCACTCAACCACTCAG GTTCCAGACTTCTTAAATGCTAGAATTAATGGCTTGCCTGTCAAAGAGGTCATCAAGGATAAAAAATGGTTGGAGGAGGAGTTTACTGAAAGCATCCAGAAG AGAGGAGGTGTGCTCATCCAAAAATGGGGAAGATCTTCAGCCGCATCAACTGCCGTGTCAATTGCAGATGCTATAAAGTCTTTGATTACTCCTACCCCCGAGGGCGATTGGTTTTCATCTGGA GTTTACACCACCGGAAATCCCTATGGTATAGCAGAGGATATAGTATTCAGTATGCCATGCAGATCTAAA GGAGACGGTGATTATGAACTTGTGAAGGACATACAATTTGATGACTATCTTCTCAAGCGAATAAAGAAG ACTGAAGCTGAGTTACTAGCTGAGAAAAGATGTGTCGGTCACCTTACTGGGCAG GGTATTCCTGTTTGTGATTTACCCGAGGATACGATGCTTCCTGGAGAGATGTAA
- the LOC18784640 gene encoding 4-coumarate--CoA ligase-like 5 — protein sequence MSTEEFSGDDQLYTDGSMNGFDAKTGIYHALPNLGHLHKIPTRPDLDTATFVLSQFPPHHQAKSRVALIDSATNQRVTYAQLHHSIQCLASGLYQGLGVRKGDVVFLLSPNSLLYPTICLAVLSIGAVLTTANPLNTKSEIGKQVRDSGAKLAISAPEELHKLAPTGVPTILTSRPLLSGDNSLCIEELIEGCDPIPTELIQARPTQSDTAAILYSSGTTGTSKGVVLTHANFIAVMTTLRWTVDGTSAQDDVFLCFIPMFHIYGLAFFGLGLFCSGITTVLMQKFEFNTMLDAIKTHKVSNIPAVPPVILGLVKYASKAACDLSSLRRVSSGAAPLSKEVVDEFRERFPWVQMRPGYGLTESCGAATFFISDEQARGHPASCGLLLPTFCAKIVDIETGEALPPYKEGELWMKSPTIMKEYLGNVEATAATIDSDGWLKTGDLCYFDENGLLYIVDRIKELIKHNGYQVAPAELEAILLSHPQILDAAVIPVEDEEAGQIPMAYVVRAASPDGLTEDQVIQFVAGQVAPYKKVRRVGFISAIPRSPASKILRKELVNLQSKQQIVSRL from the exons ATGTCTACTGAAGAATTCTCCGGCGATGATCAGCTCTATACCGACGGAAGTATGAACGGTTTTGATGCCAAAACCGGAATATATCATGCCCTGCCCAACCTCGGTCACCTTCACAAAATCCCCACCAGGCCTGACCTTGACACTGCCACATTTGTACTGTCACAGTTCCCACCCCATCACCAGGCCAAGTCACGAGTTGCACTGATTGACTCAGCCACCAACCAGCGTGTCACCTATGCACAGCTTCATCACTCAATTCAGTGTCTTGCCTCAGGCTTGTACCAGGGACTTGGGGTTAGAAAAGGGGATGTGGTTTTTCTCTTGTCCCCAAACTCACTTCTGTACCCAACAATATGCCTGGCAGTGCTATCCATTGGTGCAGTTTTAACCACTGCCAATCCGCTCAACACCAAGTCAGAAATCGGTAAGCAAGTTCGTGACTCGGGTGCCAAGCTTGCTATTTCAGCTCCTGAGGAGCTTCACAAGTTGGCCCCAACTGGGGTGCCTACAATTTTAACATCGAGGCCATTGTTGAGTGGAGACAACTCTCTGTGCATTGAAGAATTGATTGAAGGCTGTGATCCAATTCCAACCGAGTTAATACAAGCCCGCCCAACTCAGTCGGACACTGCTGCTATTTTGTACTCTTCAGGGACTACTGGGACAAGCAAAGGTGTAGTTCTAACACATGCAAATTTCATTGCCGTTATGACAACGCTTAGATGGACTGTAGACGGGACATCAGCTCAAGATGATGTGTTTCTGTGCTTCATTCCTATGTTCCACATCTACGGGCTCGCTTTCTTTGGTCTTGGATTGTTTTGCTCAGGAATCACCACTGTTTTGATGCAAAAGTTTGAGTTCAACACCATGTTGGATGCTATAAAAACTCACAAGGTGAGTAACATACCTGCCGTGCCACCGGTGATTCTTGGACTAGTAAAGTATGCAAGCAAAGCTGCGTGTGACTTGTCGTCGTTAAGGAGAGTAAGTTCAGGAGCTGCACCATTGAGCAAAGAAGTAGTTGATGAGTTCAGAGAGAGGTTTCCTTGGGTCCAGATGAGGCCAGGCTATGGCCTAACAGAAAGCTGTGGTGCAGCAACGTTTTTCATTTCGGATGAACAGGCTAGGGGTCACCCTGCCTCTTGTGGGTTGTTGCTGCCAACCTTTTGTGCTAAGATAGTTGATATTGAGACTGGAGAGGCCTTGCCACCATATAAGGAAGGGGAGCTGTGGATGAAAAGCCCTACTATTATGAAAGAGTATTTGGGGAATGTGGAAGCAACAGCTGCAACAATTGATTCAGATGGGTGGCTGAAAACTGGGGATCTTTGTTATTTTGATGAGAATGGGCTTCTTTACATTGTTGATCGGATCAAGGAGCTCATCAAGCATAATGGATATCAG GTTGCTCCGGCAGAATTGGAGGCAATACTTTTGAGTCATCCTCAAATTCTTGATGCAGCCGTTATACC ggttgaagatgaagaagcaGGACAAATACCAATGGCATATGTGGTGAGAGCAGCTAGTCCAGATGGACTCACTGAAGACCAAGTCATTCAATTTGTTGCCGGCCAG GTGGCCCCCTACAAAAAAGTAAGAAGAGTTGGGTTTATCTCTGCCATTCCGAGGTCGCCTGCAAGTAAAATCTTAAGGAAGGAACTGGTTAATTTACAAAGCAAACAGCAAATAGTCTCCAGATTGTGA
- the LOC18786031 gene encoding protein ROOT PRIMORDIUM DEFECTIVE 1 gives MRLLESSKFSLFKFKACSLSSQVTPFGPFNSFVQKRWRKPIISAQTRLEDRTRDSNLDKLTTHLKKLDIILKLHVLVSSRKRGPFVSLQLMSRWRNLVGLNVGIGAFVHKYPHVFEVFTHPVRRNLCCRISKKMMGLIEEEADAMKQLELEVVRRVKKLLMMSVSGTLHLHALRLVRRELGLPVDFRESILGKYSKDFKLVDLEVVELISRDENLEVAEIEKWREKEFREKWLSEFETKYAFPINFPTGFEIQAGFRDKLKNWQRLPYVKPYDRKESVRIRTCGGIERYEKRAVGILHEFLSLTTEKMVEVERLAHFRRDFAMDVNVRELILKHPGIFYISTRRNSLTVFLREAYSKGCLIQSNQIYDVRRKMLDLVFLGSRNTREMPAQKEIKEFKVDGDGIMDGDWVIPMLENLENGS, from the coding sequence ATGAGGCTGTTAGAAAGCTCCAAATTCAGCCTCTTCAAATTCAAAGCTTGCTCATTAAGCTCACAAGTGACCCCGTTTGGCCCCTTCAATTCATTTGTGCAAAAGAGGTGGAGAAAGCCTATAATTTCCGCCCAAACACGCTTAGAAGATCGAACCAGGGACTCAAACCTAGACAAGCTCACAACCCACCTCAAGAAACTCGATATCATCTTAAAACTCCATGTCCTCGTGTCCAGTCGGAAGCGCGGACCATTTGTGTCCTTACAGCTAATGTCCCGATGGAGGAACCTCGTGGGGCTTAATGTCGGCATTGGCGCCTTTGTTCACAAATACCCACATGTTTTTGAGGTGTTTACACATCCGGTACGGCGCAATTTGTGTTGTAGGATAAGCAAGAAAATGATGGGTTTAATAGAGGAAGAAGCAGATGCTATGAAACAATTGGAGCTGGAAGTTGTCCGTCGGGTAAAGAAGTTATTGATGATGTCTGTGAGTGGCACTCTTCATCTCCATGCTTTGAGGTTGGTTAGGAGAGAATTGGGGTTGCCTGTGGATTTCAGGGAATCCATTCTTGGTAAATATTCGAAGGATTTTAAGTTGGTTGATTTAGAGGTTGTAGAATTGATTAGTAGAGATGAAAATTTGGAAGTGGCTGAAATTGAGAAATGGAGAGAGAAGGAATTTAGAGAGAAGTGGTTGAGTGAGTTCGAGACAAAGTATGCATTCCCGATCAATTTCCCAACGGGGTTTGAGATCCAGGCTGGGTTTAGAGATAAGTTGAAGAATTGGCAAAGACTTCCTTATGTGAAGCCTTATGACAGGAAAGAGTCTGTCCGCATTCGTACTTGTGGAGGGATTGAGAGGTATGAGAAACGGGCGGTTGGTATTCTTCATGAGTTCTTGAGTTTGACAACAGAGAAGATGGTTGAGGTTGAAAGGTTAGCTCATTTTCGGAGGGATTTCGCTATGGATGTTAATGTGCGTGAGCTTATCTTGAAGCACCCTGGAATTTTTTACATATCAACCAGACGTAATAGTTTAACTGTTTTTCTTAGAGAGGCATATAGTAAAGGGTGCCTCATTCAGTCTAATCAGATATATGATGTTCGGAGGAAAATGTTGGACCTTGTTTTCCTAGGGAGTCGAAATACTAGAGAAATGCCAGCTCAAAAGGAAATCAAGGAGTTCAAAGTAGATGGGGATGGTATAATGGATGGAGACTGGGTTATCCCAATGTTAGAGAACTTGGAGAATGGAAGTTGA